In Gemmatimonadaceae bacterium, the following are encoded in one genomic region:
- the def gene encoding peptide deformylase: MSILDIRVLGDPVLREETKPVGEITDELRTLVKNMFDTMYLAKGIGLAAPQVGRTERVAVVDVDDSPLVIINPEILERDSKTAKAEEGCLSIPDVYGDVERPTRVRVRALDLEGKEFEVEAGELLGRCLQHEIDHLHGKLFIDYMSVLKRRSAMAKWQKEKDKYPGFIRKLESDPARSHAHPDEEL, translated from the coding sequence GTGAGCATTCTCGACATCCGCGTCCTGGGTGATCCCGTGCTGCGCGAGGAGACGAAGCCGGTCGGCGAGATCACCGATGAGCTTCGCACCCTCGTGAAGAACATGTTCGACACGATGTATCTGGCCAAGGGCATCGGTCTCGCCGCACCGCAGGTCGGCCGCACGGAACGCGTCGCGGTCGTGGACGTCGACGACAGTCCACTCGTCATCATCAATCCGGAAATTCTCGAGCGCGATTCGAAAACGGCAAAAGCCGAAGAAGGCTGCCTGTCGATTCCCGACGTGTACGGCGACGTCGAGCGGCCGACGCGCGTGCGCGTGCGCGCGCTCGATCTCGAGGGAAAGGAGTTCGAGGTCGAGGCGGGTGAGCTGCTCGGCCGCTGCTTGCAGCACGAGATCGACCACCTTCACGGCAAACTGTTCATCGATTACATGAGCGTGCTCAAGCGACGCTCGGCGATGGCGAAGTGGCAAAAAGAGAAGGACAAATATCCCGGATTCATTCGCAAGCTCGAGAGCGATCCAGCGCGTTCGCACGCGCACCCCGACGAGGAGCTCTGA
- the fmt gene encoding methionyl-tRNA formyltransferase, with product MRVLFWGTPDFAVPPLSALIGEGFEVVGVVTQPDRAVGRSRSTLEPPPVKTVALAEQIPVLQPERPRGDEFVSRVRELAPDISVVVAYGHILPQEVIDLPRLGTINIHASLLPKLRGAAPIQAAILQGLDETGITIMRMVKALDAGPSILQMRTPIPADETYGELQMRLAEMGALALVEALALFTVGAVAETAQDDSAATYAPKVDRMRTRIDWTKDAQSVARMIRAFDPKPGAYSTVKGADVKLFGGRTSERELTGTFAPGEVVAVDANGMTVACLGGAVEIGAVHPAGKRRVAPKEWASGRGISVGERLS from the coding sequence ATGCGCGTGCTCTTCTGGGGCACGCCTGATTTCGCGGTTCCGCCACTCAGCGCGCTGATCGGCGAAGGCTTCGAGGTCGTCGGCGTCGTGACGCAACCGGATCGCGCCGTCGGGCGCTCTCGTTCCACACTCGAACCGCCGCCCGTAAAAACCGTCGCACTCGCCGAGCAGATCCCGGTGTTGCAACCGGAACGTCCGCGCGGTGACGAATTCGTGTCGCGCGTGCGCGAGCTCGCGCCGGACATCTCGGTCGTCGTGGCGTACGGCCACATTCTGCCGCAGGAAGTCATCGACCTGCCGCGACTGGGCACCATCAACATTCACGCGTCGCTCTTGCCGAAGCTTCGCGGTGCCGCGCCGATTCAGGCGGCGATTCTTCAAGGCCTCGACGAAACCGGCATCACCATCATGCGGATGGTGAAAGCGCTCGATGCGGGTCCGTCGATTCTCCAGATGCGCACGCCGATCCCGGCGGATGAGACGTACGGCGAGCTCCAGATGCGGTTGGCCGAGATGGGCGCGCTGGCGCTCGTCGAAGCGTTGGCGTTGTTCACCGTGGGCGCCGTCGCCGAAACCGCGCAGGATGATTCCGCCGCGACTTACGCGCCGAAGGTCGATCGCATGCGCACGCGAATCGATTGGACCAAAGACGCACAGTCGGTCGCGCGAATGATTCGCGCGTTCGATCCCAAACCGGGCGCGTACAGCACCGTCAAGGGCGCCGACGTGAAACTGTTCGGCGGCCGCACGAGCGAACGCGAGCTCACGGGCACGTTCGCGCCCGGCGAAGTCGTCGCCGTCGATGCAAACGGGATGACGGTTGCCTGCCTGGGCGGCGCCGTGGAGATCGGCGCGGTGCATCCCGCCGGCAAACGCCGCGTGGCACCAAAGGAGTGGGCATCGGGACGGGGCATCAGCGTTGGGGAACGACTATCTTAG
- the tgt gene encoding tRNA guanosine(34) transglycosylase Tgt — protein sequence MSEFAFSLEAQHGAARAGRFTTPHGVVETPAFMAVGTLATVKSLDPDDLHAMGAQMILSNAYHLHLRPGDELIRDFGGLHRFMQWDGPILTDSGGFQVFSLEGLRTVSEEGVEFRSHIDGSTHVFTPESVMRIERNLGADVIMQFDHVIPGQSEESVARDASERSLRWLVRASAEVERLTREEPPRDNSQALFPIVQGGIHASLRREAARAIRAQGDWAGYGIGGLSVGEAKPEMYRILEVVDSELPSDRPRYLMGVGFPEDLVEGVLRGVDLFDCVAPTRMGRNGAAFTNDGRLNIKRAEFRTDKRPLDERCDCTACRRFSRAYIRHLFTSDEILGLRLLSLHNVHFLVHLMRDARAAIRAGTIDAWSREWLARYHSRPVTAA from the coding sequence GTGTCCGAATTCGCATTCTCACTCGAAGCACAACACGGCGCCGCGCGCGCCGGACGATTCACTACGCCGCACGGCGTCGTCGAGACGCCGGCGTTCATGGCGGTGGGCACGCTCGCCACGGTCAAGTCGCTCGACCCCGACGACCTGCACGCGATGGGCGCGCAGATGATCCTGAGCAACGCGTACCATCTCCACCTGCGTCCTGGCGACGAGCTCATTCGCGACTTCGGCGGCTTGCATCGCTTCATGCAATGGGACGGTCCCATTCTCACCGACTCGGGCGGCTTTCAGGTCTTCTCGCTCGAAGGGCTGCGCACCGTGAGCGAAGAGGGTGTCGAGTTTCGGAGTCACATCGACGGGTCGACGCACGTCTTCACGCCCGAAAGCGTCATGCGCATCGAGCGCAACCTCGGCGCGGACGTGATCATGCAATTCGATCACGTCATTCCCGGACAGAGCGAGGAGAGCGTTGCACGCGACGCCAGCGAGCGCAGCCTCCGCTGGCTCGTTCGCGCGTCGGCGGAGGTCGAGCGGCTGACTCGCGAAGAACCGCCGCGCGACAACAGCCAAGCGCTCTTTCCGATCGTGCAAGGTGGTATCCACGCATCGCTGCGGCGCGAAGCGGCGCGCGCCATTCGGGCCCAGGGGGATTGGGCCGGCTACGGTATCGGCGGTCTGTCGGTCGGCGAGGCCAAGCCCGAGATGTACCGCATCCTCGAGGTCGTGGACAGCGAGCTGCCGTCAGACCGCCCGCGCTATCTGATGGGCGTCGGCTTCCCGGAAGATCTCGTCGAAGGCGTTCTGCGCGGGGTCGATCTCTTCGACTGCGTGGCGCCCACGCGGATGGGGCGGAACGGCGCCGCATTCACGAACGACGGCCGCCTGAACATCAAGCGGGCGGAGTTCCGGACGGACAAGCGGCCATTGGACGAGCGCTGCGATTGTACGGCGTGCCGGCGCTTCTCGCGCGCCTACATTCGGCATCTCTTCACATCCGACGAGATCCTCGGCCTACGCCTGCTGTCCCTGCACAATGTACATTTCCTCGTCCATTTGATGCGCGACGCGCGGGCCGCGATTCGCGCCGGGACAATCGATGCGTGGAGCCGGGAATGGCTCGCGCGCTACCACTCTCGACCGGTCACTGCGGCATGA
- the queA gene encoding tRNA preQ1(34) S-adenosylmethionine ribosyltransferase-isomerase QueA, producing MTHGTRTSDYDFDLPHDRIAQRPLERRDASRLMVVDRAAGTIAHRTFADVAQLIDPRDVLVVNRTRVMRARLLGQRASGAPAEILLLKPLGGARYEAMVSPGGKLKPGRRVDIAPGFTAEILEVTERRTRIVRLESELPLDDAIERHGHIPLPPYIERADAPEDAERYQTVFARESGSVAAPTAGLHFTPELLEHLSAQGVARAEVLLHVGAGTFKPVEVDDPAQHVMHEEWYALSPESAALINARRAAGGHVWAVGTTSVRTLESAADEHGVVRAGEGETRIFIRPPYRFRAVDRVITNLHLPRSTLIMLVAAFAGYELTMRAYREAVAHRYRFYSYGDAMAII from the coding sequence GTGACGCACGGCACCCGCACCTCCGACTACGACTTCGACCTCCCGCACGATCGCATCGCCCAACGCCCACTCGAGCGACGCGATGCATCGCGATTGATGGTCGTCGACCGCGCCGCGGGAACCATCGCGCATCGCACGTTCGCCGACGTCGCGCAGCTCATCGATCCGCGCGACGTGCTCGTGGTCAACCGCACGCGCGTCATGCGGGCGCGCCTCCTCGGCCAACGCGCCTCGGGCGCCCCCGCCGAAATTCTTCTCCTCAAACCGCTCGGCGGCGCGCGATACGAAGCAATGGTTTCTCCCGGTGGGAAGCTCAAGCCCGGCCGGCGCGTCGACATCGCGCCGGGATTCACCGCCGAAATTCTCGAGGTCACCGAGCGGCGGACGCGCATCGTGCGACTCGAAAGCGAGCTTCCACTCGACGACGCCATCGAGCGACATGGGCACATTCCGCTGCCGCCGTACATCGAGCGCGCCGACGCGCCCGAAGATGCCGAGCGGTATCAAACGGTGTTCGCGCGCGAGTCGGGCTCGGTCGCCGCGCCGACCGCGGGTCTGCATTTCACGCCCGAACTGCTGGAGCACCTCAGCGCGCAGGGCGTCGCGCGCGCCGAGGTGTTGTTGCATGTCGGCGCGGGAACGTTCAAGCCCGTCGAGGTGGACGACCCCGCGCAGCACGTGATGCACGAAGAGTGGTATGCCCTTTCGCCCGAGTCGGCGGCGCTGATCAACGCGCGCCGTGCAGCCGGGGGACACGTGTGGGCCGTGGGGACGACGAGCGTGCGCACGTTGGAAAGCGCGGCGGACGAACACGGCGTCGTTCGCGCGGGAGAGGGTGAGACGCGCATCTTCATTCGGCCGCCATATCGGTTTCGGGCGGTCGACCGCGTCATCACCAACCTGCATTTGCCACGTTCGACGTTGATCATGCTCGTCGCCGCGTTCGCGGGGTACGAGCTGACGATGCGCGCGTATCGCGAAGCCGTTGCGCACAGGTATCGCTTTTATTCGTACGGCGACGCGATGGCCATCATCTGA
- the ruvB gene encoding Holliday junction branch migration DNA helicase RuvB produces the protein MSRAEITTPEVLSDESVVELSLRPQRLAEFIGQQKVKESLRIYIDAALARREPLDHTLFFGPPGLGKTTLAELIARELGVNIRTSSGPALEKPGDLVSTLTNMRPGDILFIDEIHRLRPIIEEFLYPAMEDYKIDIRLSDGPKAQTISMAIEPFTLIGATTRLGMLTAPMRARFGIEQRLNFYPAEDLELIVRRTADVMKVEIESDGASEIARRARGTPRVANRLLRRVRDYAQVKGGGVITKAIADQALALLDVDMFGLDDMDARIIKTIIEKFDGGPVGLNTIGAAIGEDENTIQEVYEPFLVQHGFLQRTPRGRVATAQAYRHFGFTPREPLGQESLF, from the coding sequence ATGTCGCGAGCCGAGATTACGACCCCTGAAGTCTTGAGCGACGAGTCGGTCGTCGAGCTCTCCCTTCGTCCGCAGCGGCTCGCCGAATTCATCGGCCAGCAAAAGGTGAAGGAGAGTTTGCGGATCTACATCGACGCCGCGCTGGCGCGCCGCGAGCCGCTCGACCACACGCTGTTCTTCGGACCACCGGGACTCGGCAAGACCACCCTGGCCGAGCTGATCGCGCGCGAGTTGGGCGTGAACATTCGCACGAGCTCGGGACCCGCGCTCGAGAAGCCGGGCGATCTCGTCTCGACGCTCACGAACATGCGGCCCGGCGACATTCTGTTCATCGACGAAATCCATAGGCTGCGGCCTATCATTGAAGAGTTCCTCTATCCGGCGATGGAGGATTACAAAATTGACATTCGCTTGTCCGACGGGCCGAAGGCGCAGACGATCAGCATGGCGATCGAGCCCTTCACGCTCATTGGCGCGACGACACGACTTGGCATGCTGACGGCGCCGATGCGCGCGCGCTTCGGCATCGAGCAGCGGCTCAACTTTTATCCGGCCGAGGATCTCGAGTTGATCGTGCGCCGCACGGCGGACGTGATGAAGGTCGAGATCGAGAGCGACGGCGCGTCGGAGATTGCGCGGCGCGCGCGTGGAACACCGCGTGTGGCGAACCGCCTGCTGCGCCGCGTGCGCGACTACGCGCAGGTGAAGGGCGGTGGTGTGATCACGAAGGCGATCGCCGATCAGGCGCTCGCGCTACTCGACGTGGACATGTTCGGCCTCGACGACATGGATGCGCGCATCATCAAGACGATCATCGAGAAGTTCGACGGCGGCCCGGTTGGATTGAACACGATCGGTGCGGCGATCGGCGAGGATGAGAACACGATTCAGGAAGTGTACGAGCCGTTTCTCGTGCAGCATGGCTTTCTGCAGCGTACGCCGCGCGGGCGTGTGGCGACGGCGCAGGCGTATCGGCATTTTGGATTTACGCCGAGGGAACCGCTGGGGCAGGAGTCGCTGTTCTAG
- the rsmB gene encoding 16S rRNA (cytosine(967)-C(5))-methyltransferase RsmB: MPGADQDRRSSEGGNGGLAVPHGGITDARYAAAEICTDLRGGELLDPSFDRRTARLDARDRRWVRELVYGMLRRRARLDAYLDARVRGGTVRLDADLLDLLRLGAAQLLYMESVPAYAAIAQTVELAKRRHGIGASKLANAVLRRLDRERDALELPRPADPIDVLSLEGSHPRWIVARWVERWGIAATQKLLDANNREAPLVARPYHAVREQLEAMLESAGVHVDDAPLARDSIVLSSPVSSLTELGPFRQGLFHLQDPGSTLVTQYACVPTGAIVADVCAAPGGKSIELSRQAGQVFSSDLSPVRLQRVIDNAHRLEIPTMHAYVADARMPAIRPVDLVLVDAPCTGTGTFRRHPDARWRLKMSDLAVMSSVQRGILRAAATIVKPGGLLVYSTCSLEPEENEEHIQRFLSENSDWQLDPPPEGVVPAQVLDNGLLRVLPQRDGTDGAFAARLRKRASAV; the protein is encoded by the coding sequence ATGCCAGGCGCTGATCAGGATCGTCGTTCGAGCGAGGGTGGCAACGGCGGTCTCGCCGTTCCACACGGCGGAATCACCGACGCGCGCTACGCCGCGGCGGAGATCTGCACGGATCTTCGTGGCGGCGAGCTGCTCGATCCGTCGTTCGATCGGCGCACGGCGCGACTCGACGCGCGCGACCGGCGATGGGTGCGCGAGCTCGTCTACGGCATGCTGCGCCGGCGCGCGCGGCTCGACGCGTATCTCGACGCCCGCGTGCGCGGCGGCACCGTTCGTCTCGACGCCGACTTGCTCGATCTGTTGCGGCTGGGCGCGGCGCAGCTGCTCTACATGGAGAGCGTGCCGGCGTATGCGGCCATCGCGCAGACCGTGGAGCTGGCGAAGCGCCGGCATGGAATCGGCGCGAGCAAGCTTGCGAACGCGGTGCTGCGCCGCCTCGACCGCGAGCGCGATGCGCTCGAGCTTCCGCGGCCGGCCGATCCCATCGATGTGTTGTCGCTCGAGGGATCGCATCCGCGGTGGATCGTTGCACGCTGGGTCGAGCGTTGGGGAATCGCGGCAACGCAGAAGCTGCTCGACGCCAACAATCGCGAAGCGCCGCTGGTCGCGCGTCCGTATCACGCGGTGCGCGAGCAACTCGAGGCGATGCTCGAATCGGCCGGCGTTCACGTGGACGATGCACCGCTCGCACGCGACAGCATCGTCTTGTCGAGTCCCGTGTCGTCGCTCACCGAGCTCGGACCGTTTCGTCAGGGATTGTTCCATCTTCAGGATCCCGGTTCGACGCTCGTCACCCAGTATGCGTGCGTGCCGACGGGCGCGATCGTCGCCGATGTATGCGCGGCGCCTGGTGGCAAGTCGATCGAGCTGTCGCGGCAGGCCGGTCAGGTCTTCTCGAGCGACCTCTCGCCGGTTCGTCTGCAGCGCGTGATCGACAACGCGCATCGTCTGGAGATTCCGACGATGCACGCCTACGTCGCCGATGCGCGGATGCCGGCGATCAGACCCGTCGATCTCGTGCTCGTCGATGCGCCATGCACCGGTACCGGCACGTTCCGCCGCCATCCCGACGCGCGGTGGCGCCTCAAGATGTCCGACCTGGCGGTGATGTCGTCGGTGCAGCGCGGCATCCTCCGCGCCGCCGCGACGATCGTCAAGCCCGGCGGGCTGCTGGTCTACAGTACGTGTTCGCTCGAGCCTGAAGAGAACGAGGAGCACATCCAGCGCTTCCTATCAGAGAATTCTGATTGGCAGCTCGACCCGCCGCCCGAGGGTGTGGTGCCGGCTCAGGTGCTGGACAACGGTCTCTTGCGCGTGCTCCCGCAGCGCGACGGCACCGACGGCGCGTTCGCGGCGCGGCTCCGCAAGCGGGCGAGCGCCGTATGA
- the traF gene encoding conjugal transfer protein TraF, producing the protein MSTNNHRGARVASALVLVAFAATASAQLPNASPSATGLSNAYTARARGYDAVAWNPANLGMPGNPAFSFTALALSGSSGLDPISLSDVAPYSGKDLPAAQRESWLQKVTAKGGENGRLDAGVTFLALSAGPLALQVGSSVAGSTKLNPDAFQAIMFGNAGRTGQVSTLNLAGSGVHAGAFTTAGLSYALSFGGGAKSASHAALGVTAKYVAGNAVAIAQDQGSTAGNTVSVNLPVVYSNPDSSKVAGSGVGVDVGFAWSQGKLSFGATAQNVFNSFAWDETKLYSKVGTALFDGNSNTSDFTAGPYAQAPASLRHQVTDDKFKPILGLGLAYGWRRSIILSADARQQTGDALLIGPKTSVGGGIDYEWLPLLRLRAGASYITNGWGMSGGVGLQLGHYELGAGLAMRTVNGGKEPGVTVNLISIH; encoded by the coding sequence ATGAGCACGAATAACCATCGCGGCGCGCGCGTGGCGAGCGCTCTCGTTCTCGTCGCGTTTGCAGCGACCGCCAGCGCGCAGCTGCCCAACGCAAGCCCGAGCGCGACCGGTTTGAGCAACGCGTACACCGCGCGGGCGCGCGGCTACGACGCCGTGGCGTGGAATCCGGCGAACCTCGGAATGCCTGGGAATCCGGCGTTCTCGTTCACCGCGCTCGCGCTGAGCGGCTCGTCGGGTCTCGATCCGATTTCGTTGAGCGACGTCGCGCCGTACTCCGGCAAGGATCTTCCCGCGGCGCAGCGCGAGAGCTGGTTGCAGAAGGTGACCGCGAAGGGCGGCGAAAACGGCCGTCTCGACGCGGGCGTCACGTTCCTGGCGTTGAGCGCGGGTCCGCTCGCGCTCCAGGTCGGATCGTCGGTCGCGGGCAGTACGAAGCTCAATCCCGATGCGTTCCAGGCGATCATGTTCGGCAACGCCGGGCGCACCGGACAGGTGTCGACGCTCAACCTCGCTGGTTCCGGCGTGCACGCCGGTGCGTTCACAACGGCCGGTTTGAGCTATGCGTTGTCGTTCGGCGGCGGCGCGAAGTCGGCGAGCCACGCGGCGCTCGGCGTTACCGCGAAGTACGTCGCGGGCAACGCGGTCGCGATCGCGCAGGATCAGGGCAGCACCGCGGGCAACACGGTGTCGGTGAACCTGCCGGTCGTGTACTCGAATCCTGATTCGAGCAAAGTTGCGGGCTCGGGCGTTGGTGTCGACGTGGGCTTCGCGTGGAGCCAGGGAAAACTGAGCTTCGGCGCCACGGCGCAGAACGTCTTCAACTCGTTCGCGTGGGATGAGACCAAGCTGTACTCGAAGGTCGGCACGGCGTTGTTCGACGGGAACAGCAACACGTCGGATTTCACGGCCGGTCCGTATGCTCAGGCGCCTGCCTCGCTTCGCCACCAGGTCACCGATGACAAGTTCAAGCCGATCCTCGGCCTTGGCCTGGCGTACGGATGGCGTCGGTCGATCATTCTCTCGGCTGATGCACGGCAGCAGACCGGCGATGCATTGCTCATCGGCCCGAAAACGTCGGTCGGCGGCGGCATCGACTATGAGTGGCTGCCGTTGCTGCGCCTGCGCGCGGGTGCGTCGTACATCACCAATGGCTGGGGCATGTCGGGTGGCGTCGGGCTTCAGCTCGGCCACTATGAGCTGGGTGCCGGCTTGGCGATGCGCACCGTGAACGGCGGCAAGGAGCCGGGCGTCACGGTGAACTTGATTTCAATTCACTAA
- the yajC gene encoding preprotein translocase subunit YajC — translation MINPLGIPFALLLQAAGAGGSALSPFMFEFVLIVAIIYFIMWRPQQKQRKQHEDSLKALKRGDEIVTAGGVVGEVVHIREVSKDGGGNRLDDRVTIKSGESRLIVERGRIARIIGTTAVTPATNTPPA, via the coding sequence ATGATCAATCCGCTGGGAATTCCCTTCGCGCTCCTTCTGCAGGCCGCCGGCGCCGGTGGCAGCGCGCTCTCGCCGTTCATGTTCGAGTTCGTCCTCATCGTCGCGATCATCTACTTCATCATGTGGCGTCCGCAGCAGAAGCAGCGGAAGCAGCATGAGGATTCGTTGAAGGCGCTCAAGCGCGGCGACGAGATCGTCACGGCGGGTGGTGTCGTCGGCGAAGTCGTCCACATCCGCGAAGTCAGCAAGGACGGCGGCGGCAATCGTCTCGACGATCGCGTCACGATCAAGTCGGGCGAGTCGCGCCTGATCGTCGAGCGAGGGCGCATCGCGCGCATCATCGGCACCACTGCCGTCACTCCAGCCACCAACACTCCGCCGGCGTGA